A window from Pseudomonas sp. Tri1 encodes these proteins:
- a CDS encoding HDOD domain-containing protein: MSDLADKVQRDLVQAIDNDDLVLPTLPEVALQIRRAAEDPEISVSNLSKVIGRDTALSARLIKVVNSPLLRATQEVTDLHTAITRLGVNYSSNLAIGLVMEQIFHARSDVVEQKMREVWRKSLEIAGVSYALCRGYTQLKPDQAALGGLVHQIGVLPILTYAQDNNELLSDPVSLNHVIETIHPVLGDKLLSVWEFPERLVKLPGLYLDFTRDSKHIDYVDLVQIAALYCYKGTDHPLSQVDLFAVPAFRKLGIDLDNKARCADIEEARAMFD; this comes from the coding sequence ATGAGCGATTTGGCGGATAAGGTCCAACGGGATTTGGTACAGGCCATCGATAACGATGACTTGGTTCTGCCAACATTACCGGAAGTGGCCCTGCAGATTCGCCGGGCCGCCGAAGACCCGGAAATCAGCGTCAGCAACCTGAGCAAAGTGATCGGCCGCGACACGGCGCTCTCGGCACGCTTGATAAAAGTGGTCAACAGCCCGCTGCTGCGTGCTACCCAGGAAGTCACCGACCTGCATACAGCCATCACTCGGCTGGGGGTCAACTACAGCAGCAACCTGGCCATCGGTCTGGTCATGGAACAGATATTCCATGCCCGCTCCGACGTAGTGGAACAGAAGATGCGCGAGGTCTGGCGCAAGAGCCTGGAGATCGCCGGCGTCAGCTATGCATTGTGCCGCGGTTATACCCAACTCAAGCCCGACCAGGCCGCGCTCGGTGGGTTGGTGCACCAGATCGGCGTGTTGCCGATCCTGACTTATGCCCAAGACAACAATGAACTGCTGTCGGATCCGGTCAGCCTCAACCATGTCATTGAAACGATTCACCCGGTGCTGGGAGACAAGTTGCTCAGTGTCTGGGAATTTCCAGAGCGACTGGTGAAGCTTCCGGGGTTGTATCTGGACTTCACTCGGGATTCGAAGCACATCGATTACGTCGACCTGGTGCAGATCGCGGCGCTGTATTGCTACAAAGGCACCGACCACCCCCTCAGCCAGGTCGACCTGTTCGCGGTTCCGGCTTTCAGGAAGCTGGGCATCGACCTGGACAACAAGGCCCGGTGCGCGGATATCGAAGAAGCGCGGGCGATGTTTGACTAA
- a CDS encoding folate-binding protein YgfZ has product MADSAFFCTLSHEGVLAVRGADAGKFLQGQLTCNLNYLSDSRASLGARCTQKGRMQSSFRILLEGDGVLMAMASELLEPQLADLKKYAVFSKSKLTDESAAWVRFGLENADAALTGLGLELPADTDSVARHESLIAIRVSPGRAELWAPAGQAQTLASRLRATLTEADLNLWLLGQVRAGIGQVMPATRELFIPQMLNLQAVGGVSFKKGCYTGQEIVARMQYLGKLKRRLYRLQLDASELPAPGTALFSPTHSSSIGEVVIAARAERNIELLAVLQAEAAEDGNLHLGDLEGPVLQLLDLPYELDRDREIQR; this is encoded by the coding sequence ATGGCTGATTCCGCTTTTTTTTGCACCCTGTCCCACGAAGGCGTTCTCGCAGTCCGCGGCGCGGATGCCGGCAAATTCCTGCAAGGCCAATTGACCTGCAATCTCAACTACCTGAGCGACAGCCGGGCTAGCCTCGGCGCGCGCTGCACCCAGAAAGGCCGGATGCAATCGAGTTTCCGCATCCTGCTTGAAGGCGATGGCGTGCTGATGGCCATGGCCAGCGAGTTGCTCGAACCACAGCTGGCCGACCTGAAAAAATATGCCGTTTTCTCCAAATCCAAACTAACCGATGAAAGTGCCGCCTGGGTCCGCTTCGGCCTGGAAAACGCCGATGCAGCGTTGACCGGCCTGGGCCTCGAGCTGCCGGCCGACACCGACAGCGTGGCTCGCCATGAATCCTTGATCGCCATCCGCGTCTCCCCCGGTCGCGCCGAACTGTGGGCCCCCGCTGGGCAGGCACAGACGCTGGCGTCACGGCTGCGCGCGACACTGACCGAGGCGGACTTGAACCTGTGGCTGCTGGGCCAGGTCCGCGCAGGGATCGGCCAGGTCATGCCGGCCACCCGCGAATTGTTCATCCCGCAGATGCTCAATCTGCAAGCCGTCGGCGGCGTGAGTTTCAAGAAGGGCTGCTACACCGGCCAGGAAATCGTCGCCCGCATGCAGTACCTCGGCAAGCTCAAGCGGCGCCTGTATCGCCTGCAACTGGACGCCAGCGAATTGCCGGCTCCCGGCACCGCGCTATTCTCACCTACTCACAGCAGTTCCATCGGCGAGGTGGTGATCGCCGCTCGTGCCGAGCGAAACATTGAACTGCTGGCAGTGTTGCAGGCCGAAGCAGCAGAGGATGGCAATCTTCATCTCGGTGATTTGGAGGGCCCGGTCTTGCAGTTGCTGGACCTGCCTTACGAGCTGGACCGTGACCGCGAAATCCAGCGCTGA
- a CDS encoding succinate dehydrogenase assembly factor 2 codes for MVEDVELNRLYWHSRRGMLELDVLLVPFVKEVYPHLNEVDRACYVRLLECEDQDMFGWFMERSESEDPELQRMVRMILDRVQPK; via the coding sequence ATGGTCGAAGATGTTGAACTCAATCGCCTCTACTGGCACAGCCGCCGCGGCATGCTTGAGCTGGACGTGTTGCTGGTGCCGTTTGTGAAAGAGGTTTACCCCCATCTCAATGAAGTGGATCGTGCCTGCTACGTCCGTCTGCTCGAATGCGAGGATCAGGACATGTTTGGCTGGTTCATGGAGCGCAGCGAATCCGAAGACCCGGAGTTGCAGCGCATGGTTCGGATGATCCTGGACCGTGTCCAGCCCAAGTAG
- a CDS encoding protein YgfX: protein MSSPSSRFECRWHASGHLLAAYLLAQVFALGALFLLSVPFWLAVLGIALCLAHGAWTIPRHLLLSHRRAFCGLRRDAAGWQLWNRARGWQPVQLRADSLALPMIVVLRFRLPDEWWVRSLCVPRDALAPDEHRRLRVRLRFSRRRWAAPG, encoded by the coding sequence GTGTCCAGCCCAAGTAGTCGCTTCGAATGCCGCTGGCATGCCTCCGGGCACTTGCTGGCGGCCTATCTCCTGGCCCAGGTGTTCGCCCTGGGTGCGTTGTTTCTGTTGTCTGTCCCGTTCTGGCTCGCCGTGCTGGGTATTGCGCTGTGCCTGGCTCATGGCGCCTGGACGATACCTCGACATCTGTTGCTGAGTCATCGCCGAGCCTTTTGCGGCTTGCGTCGTGATGCCGCAGGCTGGCAGCTCTGGAACCGGGCCCGTGGCTGGCAGCCGGTGCAGTTGCGCGCCGACAGCCTGGCCCTGCCAATGATCGTCGTGTTGCGTTTCCGCCTGCCGGATGAATGGTGGGTCCGGTCGCTGTGCGTGCCCCGCGACGCGCTGGCGCCGGATGAACATCGGCGCCTGCGGGTGCGGCTCAGGTTCAGTCGGCGTAGGTGGGCGGCACCAGGATAG
- the nadB gene encoding L-aspartate oxidase produces the protein MSQQFQHDVLVIGSGAAGLSLALTLPEHLRIAVLSKGDLANGSTFWAQGGVAAVLDDTDTIESHVEDTLNAGGGLCNPEAVRFTVEHSREAIQWLIDQGVPFTRDEQSGTEDGGFEFHLTREGGHSHRRIIHAADATGAAIFKTLLAKARQRPNIELLEQRVAVDLITEKRLGLDGERCLGAYVLNRSTGEVDTYGARFVILASGGAAKVYLYTSNPDGACGDGIAMAWRSGCRVANLEFNQFHPTCLYHPLAKSFLVTEALRGEGAHLKLPNGERFMQRFDPRAELAPRDIVARAIDHEMKRLGIDCVYLDISHKPEAFIKSHFPTVYERCLEFSIDITKQPIPVVPAAHYTCGGVMVDQRGRTDVPGLYAIGETSFTGLHGANRMASNSLLECFVYARSAAADILQQLPQIAIPTALPSWDASQVTDSDEDVIIAHNWDELRRFMWDYVGIVRTNKRLQRAQHRVRLLLDEIDEFYSNYKVSRDLIELRNLAQVAELMIRSAMERKESRGLHYTLDYPNLLPEALDTILVPPTYAD, from the coding sequence ATGAGCCAACAGTTCCAACACGATGTTCTGGTAATCGGCAGCGGCGCCGCCGGATTGAGCCTTGCACTGACTTTGCCTGAGCATCTGCGCATCGCAGTGCTGAGCAAAGGCGACCTGGCCAACGGTTCGACATTCTGGGCCCAAGGCGGTGTCGCGGCCGTACTGGATGACACCGACACGATTGAATCCCACGTCGAAGACACCCTCAACGCTGGCGGTGGCCTGTGCAACCCAGAGGCGGTGCGCTTCACCGTCGAACACAGCAGGGAAGCCATCCAGTGGCTGATCGACCAGGGTGTACCGTTCACCCGCGACGAGCAATCCGGCACCGAAGACGGCGGTTTCGAGTTTCATTTGACTCGCGAAGGCGGTCACAGCCATCGACGCATCATTCACGCGGCTGATGCCACTGGCGCGGCGATCTTCAAGACTCTGCTGGCCAAGGCTCGACAACGACCGAATATCGAATTGCTGGAACAGCGCGTCGCGGTCGACCTGATCACCGAAAAACGCCTGGGCCTGGACGGCGAACGTTGCCTGGGCGCCTATGTGCTCAATCGCAGCACTGGCGAAGTCGACACTTACGGCGCGCGCTTCGTGATCCTGGCCTCCGGTGGCGCGGCGAAAGTCTACCTGTATACCAGCAACCCCGACGGTGCCTGCGGTGATGGCATCGCCATGGCCTGGCGCTCTGGTTGCCGAGTGGCGAACCTGGAGTTCAATCAGTTCCACCCTACTTGCCTTTATCACCCGTTGGCCAAGAGCTTCCTGGTGACTGAAGCCCTGCGAGGCGAAGGTGCCCACTTGAAGCTGCCTAACGGCGAACGCTTCATGCAGCGCTTCGATCCGCGCGCCGAGCTGGCGCCACGGGACATCGTCGCCCGGGCCATCGACCATGAAATGAAGCGCCTGGGCATTGATTGCGTTTACCTGGACATCAGTCACAAACCCGAAGCGTTCATCAAGAGCCACTTCCCGACGGTGTACGAGCGCTGCCTGGAATTTTCCATCGACATCACCAAGCAACCGATCCCGGTGGTGCCAGCGGCGCATTACACCTGCGGGGGCGTGATGGTCGACCAGCGGGGGCGTACCGACGTGCCAGGGCTGTATGCCATTGGCGAAACCAGCTTCACCGGCCTGCACGGCGCCAACCGCATGGCCAGCAACTCACTGCTGGAGTGTTTCGTCTATGCGCGCTCGGCAGCGGCAGACATTCTGCAGCAGTTGCCGCAAATCGCCATTCCGACCGCCCTACCCTCCTGGGACGCCAGCCAGGTCACCGATTCGGATGAAGACGTGATCATTGCGCACAACTGGGACGAATTGCGGCGTTTCATGTGGGACTATGTCGGCATCGTGCGCACCAACAAGCGCTTGCAAAGGGCGCAGCACCGGGTGCGCCTGCTGCTCGATGAAATCGATGAGTTCTACAGTAACTACAAAGTCAGCCGCGACCTGATCGAGCTGCGCAATCTGGCCCAGGTGGCAGAATTGATGATCCGCTCGGCCATGGAGCGCAAGGAAAGCCGGGGACTGCATTACACCCTCGACTACCCGAACCTGTTGCCCGAGGCGCTGGACACTATCCTGGTGCCGCCCACCTACGCCGACTGA
- the rpoE gene encoding RNA polymerase sigma factor RpoE — MLTQEEDQQLVERVQRGDKRAFDLLVLKYQHKILGLIVRFVHDTHEAQDVAQEAFIKAYRALGNFRGDSAFYTWLYRIAINTAKNYLVSRGRRPPDSDVSSEDAEFYDGDHGLKDLESPERALLRDEIEGTVHRTIQQLPEDLRTALTLREFDGLSYEDIASVMQCPVGTVRSRIFRAREAIDKALQPLLQEN; from the coding sequence ATGCTAACCCAGGAAGAGGATCAGCAGCTGGTCGAGCGCGTACAACGCGGCGACAAGCGAGCTTTCGATCTGCTAGTGCTGAAATACCAGCACAAAATTCTCGGGTTGATCGTGCGTTTTGTGCACGACACCCATGAAGCCCAGGATGTTGCTCAGGAAGCCTTTATCAAGGCTTACCGTGCACTTGGAAATTTTCGCGGAGACAGCGCGTTTTACACGTGGCTTTACCGCATCGCCATCAACACGGCGAAAAACTATCTGGTTTCACGCGGCCGCCGGCCGCCGGATAGCGATGTGAGTTCCGAAGATGCAGAGTTCTATGATGGCGATCATGGTCTCAAGGATCTCGAATCACCGGAACGAGCGTTGCTGCGGGATGAGATCGAAGGCACCGTCCATCGAACTATCCAGCAACTGCCTGAAGATTTGCGTACGGCTTTAACTTTACGTGAATTCGACGGTCTGAGTTACGAGGACATTGCGAGCGTCATGCAATGTCCGGTGGGTACCGTGCGCTCCCGGATTTTCCGCGCTCGGGAGGCCATCGATAAAGCCCTGCAACCGTTGTTGCAGGAAAACTGA
- a CDS encoding RseA family anti-sigma factor: MSREALQESLSAVMDNEADELELRRVLNAFDDVETRETWARYQIARAVMHKDLLLPRLDIAAAVSAALADEAVPAKASRGPWRSLGRLAVAASVTVAVLAGVRLYNQDEIAGVQMAQQSTQPGLAAPQVKGPAVLAGYSESSEAAGPMVNGVLQGQPGWHDQRLPNYLRQHAQQAALKGTESALPYARAASLENR, encoded by the coding sequence ATGAGTCGTGAAGCCCTGCAGGAATCGCTGTCCGCAGTGATGGATAACGAAGCGGACGAATTGGAATTGCGTCGGGTGTTGAATGCCTTCGACGATGTTGAAACCCGTGAGACCTGGGCTCGTTACCAGATCGCCCGGGCTGTCATGCACAAGGACCTGCTGCTTCCGCGTCTGGACATCGCTGCGGCCGTTTCTGCTGCATTGGCTGACGAAGCCGTACCGGCAAAAGCTTCCCGCGGACCATGGCGCAGCCTGGGTCGCCTGGCAGTTGCCGCTTCGGTCACCGTAGCTGTTTTGGCTGGTGTACGCCTGTATAACCAGGATGAGATTGCTGGCGTGCAGATGGCACAGCAGTCCACCCAGCCTGGCCTGGCTGCTCCACAGGTCAAGGGCCCGGCGGTACTGGCCGGTTATAGCGAAAGTTCGGAAGCTGCAGGTCCAATGGTCAACGGTGTTCTGCAAGGCCAACCCGGCTGGCATGATCAGCGTCTGCCCAACTACCTGCGTCAGCATGCCCAACAGGCTGCCTTGAAGGGTACCGAAAGCGCGCTGCCTTACGCCCGTGCTGCCAGCCTGGAAAACCGTTAA
- a CDS encoding MucB/RseB C-terminal domain-containing protein has protein sequence MRAIPLFTLLLGGWCAVPAYAGDAQDWLNRLSQAEQQQSFQGTFVYERNGSFSTHNIWHRVQNGKVRERLLQLDGSAQEVVRIDGYTQCVSGSLIAGLGNTPDGTARALDPQKLKNWYDLAVIGKSRVAGRQAVIVSLTPKDQHRYGFELHLDKETGLPLKSLLLNDKGQLLERFQFTRLNIAEPSDGELQASSECKAVAQEPGTAAAVKAAWHSDWLPPGFELSSSTARKDPDTQIQVNSLMYDDGLARFSVFLEPLNGATATDTRTQLGPTAAVSRRLTTPQGEMMVTVVGEIPIGTAERIALSMRSDVTATQ, from the coding sequence TTGCGCGCCATACCTCTATTCACGCTTTTGCTGGGTGGCTGGTGTGCTGTTCCAGCCTATGCCGGTGATGCTCAAGATTGGTTGAATCGTCTGAGTCAGGCCGAGCAGCAGCAAAGCTTTCAGGGCACTTTCGTTTACGAGCGCAATGGTAGTTTTTCTACCCATAACATCTGGCATCGTGTCCAGAATGGCAAAGTCCGCGAGCGGTTACTCCAGCTCGACGGTTCGGCACAGGAAGTCGTACGCATTGATGGCTATACTCAATGCGTCAGCGGCTCCCTGATCGCAGGACTGGGCAATACGCCTGATGGCACCGCGCGTGCGCTCGATCCGCAAAAACTCAAAAATTGGTATGACCTTGCTGTCATTGGCAAGTCGCGCGTGGCCGGGCGTCAAGCGGTCATTGTGTCATTGACGCCCAAGGACCAGCATCGCTACGGTTTCGAGCTGCATCTGGACAAAGAGACGGGCCTGCCGCTCAAGTCGTTGTTGCTCAACGACAAGGGCCAATTGCTCGAGCGCTTCCAGTTCACTCGCTTGAACATTGCAGAGCCGTCAGACGGCGAATTGCAAGCCAGTTCCGAGTGCAAGGCGGTCGCGCAGGAGCCGGGTACAGCTGCTGCGGTCAAGGCTGCCTGGCACTCGGATTGGCTTCCGCCTGGTTTTGAATTGTCCAGCAGCACTGCACGCAAGGATCCGGACACCCAGATCCAGGTCAATAGTCTGATGTACGACGATGGCCTGGCTCGCTTCTCGGTGTTTCTGGAGCCGTTGAACGGCGCTACCGCTACCGATACCCGCACTCAGCTTGGCCCGACGGCTGCTGTCTCCCGTCGCCTCACGACGCCTCAGGGTGAAATGATGGTCACGGTGGTCGGCGAGATACCCATCGGGACAGCGGAACGGATTGCGCTCTCCATGCGATCCGATGTCACGGCTACTCAATAG
- a CDS encoding DegQ family serine endoprotease has translation MSIPRLKTYLSIFATVLVLGQAVPAVAVELPDFTQLVEQASPAVVNISTTQKLPDRRVSDQQMPDLEGLPPMLREFFERGMPQQPRSPGGGRQREAQSLGSGFIISPDGYILTNNHVIADADEILVRLADRSELKAKLIGTDPRSDVALLKIEGKDLPVLKLGKSQDLKAGQWVVAIGSPFGFDHTVTQGIVSAIGRSLPNENYVPFIQTDVPINPGNSGGPLFNLAGEVVGINSQIYTRSGGFMGVSFAIPIDVAMDVSNQLKSGGKVSRGWLGVVIQEVNKDLAESFGLEKPAGALVAQIQEGGPAAKGGLQVGDVILSMNGQPIVMSADLPHLVGALKAGAKANLEVIREGKRKNVELTVGAIPEEGKELDSLSKSGVERSSNRLGVAVAELTEEQKRTLELQGGVVIKEVQEGPAALIGLQPGDIITHLNNQAIGSAKEFTDIAKALPKNRSVSMRVLRQGRASFITFKLAE, from the coding sequence ATGTCGATACCACGCTTGAAAACCTATCTCTCTATTTTTGCCACCGTGCTGGTGCTCGGTCAGGCCGTGCCTGCGGTGGCGGTCGAGTTGCCTGACTTCACTCAACTGGTCGAGCAGGCTTCCCCAGCGGTGGTGAATATCAGTACCACCCAGAAGCTGCCGGATCGCCGGGTGTCGGATCAACAGATGCCCGACCTGGAAGGTTTGCCGCCGATGCTGCGCGAGTTCTTCGAGCGCGGCATGCCGCAGCAACCGCGTTCACCCGGCGGGGGCCGTCAGCGTGAAGCCCAGTCCCTGGGCTCGGGCTTCATAATCTCGCCCGATGGTTACATCCTGACCAACAACCATGTCATCGCCGATGCTGACGAAATCCTGGTGCGCCTGGCTGATCGCAGTGAGCTCAAGGCCAAGCTGATCGGCACCGACCCACGTTCCGACGTGGCGTTGCTGAAAATCGAAGGCAAGGATCTGCCGGTACTCAAGCTGGGCAAATCCCAAGACTTGAAAGCCGGCCAGTGGGTGGTGGCCATCGGTTCGCCGTTCGGCTTCGACCACACCGTGACCCAAGGCATCGTCAGTGCCATCGGTCGCAGCCTGCCAAATGAAAACTATGTGCCGTTTATCCAGACCGACGTGCCGATCAACCCAGGTAACTCCGGTGGTCCGTTGTTCAACCTCGCCGGTGAGGTGGTGGGCATCAACTCCCAGATCTACACCCGTTCGGGCGGGTTCATGGGCGTGTCCTTCGCCATTCCGATCGATGTTGCGATGGACGTCTCCAACCAGCTGAAAAGCGGAGGCAAAGTCAGCCGCGGCTGGCTGGGCGTGGTCATCCAGGAAGTGAACAAGGACCTGGCCGAGTCGTTCGGGCTGGAGAAGCCGGCTGGTGCGCTGGTGGCGCAGATCCAGGAAGGTGGGCCGGCTGCCAAGGGCGGCCTGCAAGTGGGTGACGTGATCCTGAGCATGAACGGTCAGCCAATCGTCATGTCCGCGGACCTGCCGCATTTGGTCGGCGCCTTGAAGGCTGGTGCCAAGGCCAATCTGGAAGTGATTCGCGAAGGCAAGCGCAAGAACGTCGAATTGACTGTCGGTGCCATTCCTGAAGAAGGCAAGGAACTCGATTCGCTGTCTAAGTCCGGTGTCGAGCGCAGCAGCAACCGCCTGGGCGTGGCCGTGGCCGAACTGACCGAAGAGCAGAAGCGGACCCTGGAGCTCCAAGGTGGTGTAGTGATCAAGGAAGTGCAGGAAGGGCCTGCCGCTTTGATCGGCCTGCAGCCGGGCGACATCATTACGCACCTGAACAACCAGGCAATCGGTTCCGCCAAGGAGTTCACCGATATTGCCAAGGCACTGCCGAAGAATCGTTCGGTGTCGATGCGGGTTCTGCGTCAGGGGCGTGCGAGCTTCATCACCTTCAAACTGGCCGAATGA
- a CDS encoding M48 family metalloprotease has protein sequence MTFLRPTLLTLACLLASPGFADDLPSLGDASSAIVSPEQEHQLGRAWLALLRSQVSQLNDPQLKDYVESSVYKLVETSQVNDRRLEFILINSPQLNAFAAPGGIVGVNGGLFLNAQTEGEYASVMAHELAHLSQRHFARGVEAQQRMQVPMMAALLTGIVIAAAGGGDAGIAAIAGTQAAAIQEQRRFSRQNEQEADRIGIQNLEKAGYDPRSMPTMFERLMRQYRFDARPPEFLLTHPVTESRIADTRNRAEQAKPGGIEDSVRYQLIRARVQLIYEETPGLGAKRFRAQLDENPKNDVARYGLAIAQIKGGQLNEARENLKPLLAKSPNEIIYNLAQVDLDITSNKLADAQSRVDRMLSQYPGNYPLNQVRVDLLLKQNRPTDAEKALENLLKTRPDDPDVWYMVAETRGLSGNIIGLHQARAEYFALVGDYRQAIQQLDFAKRRAGTNFPLSSRIDARQRELMEQERMVKDMMG, from the coding sequence ATGACATTTCTGCGCCCCACCCTGCTGACGCTCGCTTGCCTGCTTGCCTCACCGGGCTTCGCCGACGACTTGCCGTCACTTGGCGATGCCAGTTCTGCCATCGTTTCACCGGAACAGGAACACCAGTTGGGGCGCGCTTGGCTGGCCCTGCTGCGCAGCCAGGTTTCACAGCTCAACGACCCACAGCTCAAGGACTACGTCGAGTCCAGCGTCTACAAGCTGGTCGAGACCAGCCAGGTCAATGACCGACGCTTGGAATTCATCCTGATCAACAGCCCTCAGCTCAACGCTTTCGCCGCCCCCGGCGGAATCGTCGGGGTCAACGGTGGCCTGTTCCTCAATGCGCAGACCGAAGGCGAATACGCCTCAGTCATGGCCCACGAACTGGCGCACTTGTCGCAGCGCCACTTTGCCCGTGGCGTCGAGGCCCAGCAACGCATGCAAGTGCCGATGATGGCGGCGTTGCTGACCGGCATCGTGATTGCCGCCGCCGGTGGCGGTGACGCCGGGATCGCGGCCATTGCCGGGACCCAGGCGGCCGCCATCCAGGAACAACGACGCTTCTCGCGCCAGAACGAACAGGAAGCCGACCGCATCGGCATCCAGAACTTGGAAAAGGCCGGCTACGATCCGCGGTCCATGCCGACCATGTTCGAACGCCTGATGCGCCAGTATCGTTTTGATGCCAGACCGCCCGAATTCCTGCTGACTCACCCGGTGACCGAATCCCGGATCGCCGACACCCGTAACCGCGCCGAACAGGCCAAACCGGGTGGCATCGAGGACAGCGTGCGCTATCAACTGATTCGCGCCCGAGTCCAGTTGATCTATGAAGAAACACCTGGCCTGGGCGCCAAGCGCTTCCGGGCGCAACTGGATGAGAACCCGAAGAACGACGTGGCCCGTTATGGCTTGGCGATTGCGCAGATCAAGGGTGGCCAGTTGAATGAAGCCCGGGAGAATCTCAAACCGCTGCTGGCCAAATCGCCCAACGAGATCATCTACAACCTGGCCCAGGTTGATTTGGACATCACCAGCAACAAGCTGGCCGACGCGCAATCTCGCGTCGACCGCATGCTGAGCCAATACCCGGGCAACTATCCGCTCAATCAGGTGCGCGTCGACCTGTTGCTCAAGCAGAACCGCCCCACCGACGCCGAGAAGGCTCTGGAGAACCTGCTCAAGACCCGTCCGGACGACCCTGACGTCTGGTACATGGTGGCCGAGACCCGTGGGCTGTCGGGCAATATCATCGGCTTGCACCAGGCGCGTGCCGAGTACTTCGCCCTGGTAGGCGATTACCGTCAGGCGATCCAGCAACTGGACTTCGCCAAACGCCGTGCCGGCACCAACTTCCCGCTGTCGTCACGCATCGATGCGCGACAACGAGAGCTCATGGAGCAAGAGCGCATGGTCAAGGACATGATGGGCTGA
- a CDS encoding sulfurtransferase TusA family protein, with protein MTDAVAHDAELDASGLNCPLPLLKAKLELNRLASGAVLKVTATDAGSQRDFRTFARLAGHTLLHEEDDNGVYRYWLKKA; from the coding sequence ATGACCGATGCTGTAGCCCACGATGCCGAATTGGACGCCAGCGGCCTGAATTGCCCGCTGCCGTTGCTCAAGGCCAAGCTGGAACTCAATCGCCTGGCCAGCGGCGCGGTGCTCAAGGTGACCGCGACGGATGCGGGCTCCCAGCGGGATTTCCGCACCTTCGCCCGACTGGCCGGTCATACGCTGCTGCATGAAGAAGACGATAACGGCGTCTACCGTTACTGGCTGAAGAAAGCCTGA
- a CDS encoding AI-2E family transporter has translation MFKVLRDWIQRYFSDEEAVVLAVLLFLAFTAVLTLGGMLAPVLAGMVLAYLMQGLVTTLERLRLPGAVAVGLVFALFMGLLLVFIVVIVPLLWHQLVTLFNELPGMLAKWQSVLLLLPERYPHLVSDEQVLQAIEVVRGQIGKFGQWALTFSLSSLPLLVNIMIYLVLVPILVFFFLKDREMIGRWVRGYLPRERALITRVAQEMNRQIANYIRGKVIEIFICGAVTYVGFVALGLNYAALLALLVGISVVVPYVGTVVVTVPVALIALFQWGWSDQFIYLMAVYGIIQTLDGNVLVPLLFSEAVNLHPVAIICAVLLFGGLWGFWGVFFAIPLATLFKAVLDAWPSKEPIVAPLL, from the coding sequence ATGTTCAAAGTGTTACGCGACTGGATCCAGCGCTACTTCTCCGACGAAGAGGCTGTGGTGCTGGCAGTGCTGCTGTTCCTGGCCTTTACGGCGGTCCTTACCCTGGGCGGAATGCTGGCGCCGGTGCTGGCGGGGATGGTGCTGGCGTACCTGATGCAAGGATTGGTCACGACGCTGGAGCGCTTGCGGTTGCCGGGTGCGGTGGCGGTAGGCTTGGTGTTCGCCCTGTTCATGGGCTTGTTGTTGGTGTTCATCGTCGTGATCGTGCCATTGCTCTGGCACCAGTTGGTGACTCTGTTCAACGAGTTGCCGGGGATGCTCGCCAAATGGCAGTCCGTGCTGTTGCTGCTGCCCGAGCGTTACCCGCACTTGGTGTCCGACGAGCAGGTGTTGCAGGCCATCGAAGTGGTGCGCGGCCAGATCGGCAAGTTCGGCCAGTGGGCGCTGACGTTTTCGCTGTCCAGTTTGCCACTCCTTGTAAACATCATGATCTACCTGGTGCTGGTACCGATCCTGGTGTTTTTCTTTCTCAAGGACCGGGAAATGATCGGGCGTTGGGTCCGTGGCTATCTGCCCCGCGAGCGAGCGCTGATTACCCGGGTAGCCCAGGAGATGAACCGCCAGATCGCCAATTACATTCGCGGAAAAGTCATTGAGATTTTTATCTGCGGCGCGGTGACTTATGTCGGTTTCGTGGCCCTGGGCCTCAATTACGCCGCACTGTTGGCGCTGCTGGTGGGCATTTCGGTGGTGGTGCCCTATGTCGGCACCGTCGTGGTAACCGTGCCTGTGGCGTTGATTGCGCTGTTCCAATGGGGTTGGAGCGACCAGTTCATTTATCTGATGGCGGTCTACGGGATCATCCAGACCCTGGATGGCAACGTGCTGGTACCGCTGCTGTTCTCCGAGGCGGTGAACCTGCATCCGGTGGCGATCATCTGTGCGGTGTTGTTGTTTGGCGGGTTGTGGGGGTTCTGGGGGGTGTTCTTCGCGATTCCCCTGGCGACGCTGTTCAAGGCGGTGCTGGATGCGTGGCCGAGCAAGGAGCCGATTGTGGCACCGTTGCTGTAG